ATCACACGCTCCGATTGGTGCATGCCACGCTTTACAAAACGCAAAGCACGAGGCGGCATTTGCTGTATATGGGCACCATGCAGGTTTGCATAAAGCGCAAGCTCATAAAGATCTTCTAAAAAACGCTTCGCTCGCCACGGAATGTCTCAACCGTGCCAGTGAAGACCATCTCGACGGAATTGACGAGCCCTGGCCCGCACCGACTCCACTCATGAACTCATCAAGCAACAATGACAAAAAACGCATGGACCTCCGTATTCGCATGTTGTCCTCATGCGTTATCGATGCCGACCGTTGTGATTGTATTCGCCACGAACTTGGAGCCTTGCCCACGGCTAAACCGTTGGATGCCTCGCATCGTTTAGATCGATTGCTCAAGTATATTGGCGGACTGGCGGCAAACTGTCCTGACGGTCCGATTAAAGCTGGTCGACGCGATGCCCTGAACGCCTGTCTCGACGCGGCCGGCACCGACGGCAACATGTTTGCACTTCCCCTCCCCACGGGGGCAGGAAAAACGCTCTCGTCCATGGCTTTTGCCTTGAAACGCGCAAAGTGTTTTCCCGAACGCTATCGGCGTGTATTCGTCGTGGTTCCATTTTTGAGTGTCATTGAGCAAAACGCTGCCGTCTATGCCAAGGCATTGGGAAAAAACGCGGTCGTGGAACACCATTCAGGCGAACTCGGCTCTTTGGACACGATGCCTCGTACAGAGGAAGGACGAAAACGAAGCATTTCTGAAAATGATGGCAACGAAACCTTCCAAACAGCAGACGAAAAGGATCTGGAAAAACGTCTCTATGATCGCCCTCGCGACGATCTCGCCCGAGAGAATTGGGATGCTCCCATTATCATGACGACCACCGTGCGTTTTTTTGAATCACTTTTTTCCAACGCGGCATCGGACCTGCGCCGTTTGCACAATATCGCCCGCTCTATTGTGATTCTTGATGAAGTCCAAACACTTCCGAAAGGATTTCTCGCACCCTTGTTGTCCATGATGGATGCCCTCTCCCGCGATTTTGGGGTCGATTTCGTCTTTTGCACGGCCACGCAGCCTGCTTTTGAAAAACCGCATGAAGCACGTGATCGCGACAAACGCTTCGAACAGGGACGTATTCTTCCCATTATTTCTCCAACGCTCCATGCACGTCTTTCCGAAACGTTCCGACGAGTCATTGAACCAATATGGCCATCCAAAGACGATACATGGAGCAGTGAGCGTATTGCCGAAGAAATAGAGGCAGAAGCAACGGAGCGCGGCACACGGTCCGGTCGTGTTCTCACTATTGTCAACACGAAGCGTCTCGCCGCCGATATCTTTGCGCAGTTACGGGAGACAACGGAATACTGTTGGCATCTCTCCACGCGCATGTGCGCAGCCCATCGCTTGACAACTCTTGAAACCATCAAAGCCCATTGCAAAAATACCGACCTCCCATGTCGCCTTATCACCACACAACTCGTTGAAGCGGGGGTCGATCTCGATTTCCCGGTTGTCATGCGCGCCATGGCACCGTTCGATTCCATTGTGCAAGCCGCCGGTCGTTGTGACCGAGAAGGCCGGGAAACATCGCGTTTAG
The window above is part of the Desulfovibrio inopinatus DSM 10711 genome. Proteins encoded here:
- a CDS encoding CRISPR-associated helicase/endonuclease Cas3 translates to MMTKEPFYARTDPYNPTLLPDDPGAHWQHLREHLLGAARCAAEFAHNAKPDDQSFIDTAQRSGLLHDLGKYQDGFQQMLRDAANGHIKKRTSHAPIGACHALQNAKHEAAFAVYGHHAGLHKAQAHKDLLKNASLATECLNRASEDHLDGIDEPWPAPTPLMNSSSNNDKKRMDLRIRMLSSCVIDADRCDCIRHELGALPTAKPLDASHRLDRLLKYIGGLAANCPDGPIKAGRRDALNACLDAAGTDGNMFALPLPTGAGKTLSSMAFALKRAKCFPERYRRVFVVVPFLSVIEQNAAVYAKALGKNAVVEHHSGELGSLDTMPRTEEGRKRSISENDGNETFQTADEKDLEKRLYDRPRDDLARENWDAPIIMTTTVRFFESLFSNAASDLRRLHNIARSIVILDEVQTLPKGFLAPLLSMMDALSRDFGVDFVFCTATQPAFEKPHEARDRDKRFEQGRILPIISPTLHARLSETFRRVIEPIWPSKDDTWSSERIAEEIEAEATERGTRSGRVLTIVNTKRLAADIFAQLRETTEYCWHLSTRMCAAHRLTTLETIKAHCKNTDLPCRLITTQLVEAGVDLDFPVVMRAMAPFDSIVQAAGRCDREGRETSRLGAPAGRLIVFEPEDNATPYRSQTDITRALLLDGLSLHTPKDVRRYFNRLYEDDQDPKNIDNLRLSFDFPEVSKQFHLIDDRTKAVLVPYGDGKQLMEELRSTQHIDRDIMRRAGRFQVGLYPHEFNLACELGIITRLWPEGDIWGCCMQENYDEYLGLILDRPGVTTAMM